In one Telopea speciosissima isolate NSW1024214 ecotype Mountain lineage unplaced genomic scaffold, Tspe_v1 Tspe_v1.0235, whole genome shotgun sequence genomic region, the following are encoded:
- the LOC122647855 gene encoding stigma-specific STIG1-like protein 1, giving the protein MESMKLLFLLLLAMVLVHANSNEVPKLEVNPPDGEPDSFELPESDEAASQQVISRFLAQETPTGRCKLTCDKFPRICRAKGSGGRDCCKKKCVNVMTDRLNCGWCGNKCKYSEICCRGNCVNPMFNKNHCGRCHNRCKKGECCSYGLCNYA; this is encoded by the coding sequence ATGGAATCAATGAAGCTCTTGTTCCTACTCTTACTAGCCATGGTTCTTGTTCATGCCAATAGCAATGAAGTGCCTAAGCTGGAGGTTAACCCACCGGACGGTGAACCTGACTCTTTTGAGCTTCCAGAAAGTGATGAAGCAGCTTCTCAGCAAGTGATAAGCCGTTTCCTTGCACAGGAAACACCAACCGGTCGATGTAAATTGACTTGTGACAAGTTCCCTAGGATTTGTCGAGCTAAAGGGAGTGGAGGGCGAGATTGTTGCAAGAAGAAATGTGTTAATGTGATGACTGACCGGTTAAATTGCGGGTGGTGTGGGAATAAGTGTAAGTATTCGGAGATATGTTGTAGGGGGAATTGTGTGAACCCAATGTTCAATAAGAATCATTGTGGTCGGTGCCATAACAGATGCAAGAAGGGGGAGTGTTGCTCATATGGGCTCTGCAACTATGCCTAG